A stretch of DNA from Tenrec ecaudatus isolate mTenEca1 chromosome 4 unlocalized genomic scaffold, mTenEca1.hap1 SUPER_4_unloc_12, whole genome shotgun sequence:
ggctttctaaaacaccctaatgcgccataagtctaatTTTTTTTTATCCTGTGAAATCACCCTTTATTGAAATAGTACACAAAGGCTACTCCATGATGTGAGTGGTACCTTTGTTTGAAAACCAATCTATTTGAAAACGAAAGGTCAACAatttctcagaagcaaaaatgaagaggaggaggaagggaaacatacTGCAAAGGGAACAAACGAGGTGCAATCTGGAAGAAGGTCGACACAGTGTAACTAATGTCAGTGGACAATTTGTGTGAGAAGTGTAAAAGGGTAACCTATCTTGtgcaaccttctttaataaactcAGCATCTCCTACTGCATTCTGTCTGTCAATGCAATAAGCTGGGATCGTGCCAAAGCAATCTCTCTGGCTTCCCCTTCAGTTATGTGGCTGCTTTTCCCAAAGTAAAGATCGCAGGTCTTTCTCCCCATTGCATTTTAGAATGCAGAATCAATTGATAGTGTACATGGAAGTCCTACTACAGCTGTAATGCAGTTTCAGGCGACATTCGTTACCACTTTTAACATTTCATTACGcaatcacaatttttaaatgactgtTATTACAAACCTTTTGCTTGCAATGATTGTTGCCAACATGTTTTTCAATGATTGCCAAGAAATAAGCAGAAGAAACATCCCAGTACTTGCCTTAGTTCCCAAGGGCACCAACAGGGGACACATTTCAGTGACAGTGTTCTTACAATACAGTTGCACAGATCTGGAAAGCTTAATTCTTGTTGCAACACTACTGGTTTACATGACTATCTGAATGACCAAAGATTAAGaaagtatttcatttctttcaggaAATATTTACAACTAATGACTGAGTCCTTATGCCCACATCTGCTCTTAGAGATCATATCCTTATATAGTGGGCCACAAGGTAGTTGCAGCACTACTTGTCCtgaataaaatctctgccctgataTTTCTAGAAAGTCCATCTCCCAGCAAAATgcacttaatttaaaataaaagcaaagcagGACTGTTGGCCTCCATTGTTGAAATGAATCGCAGATCGCAATTGCTGAACACTGTGTAAATTGAAGCACTGCATTAAAGCTGTTCCTATAAAACATTTTGTACTTACTTTACATATTACAAAAGTATTTATGTTTGAGTCTGCTCCCAAATAGAAGGTGCTTTCGGTTCTTCTATTTTTCTttagaaacaaattaaaacaagtcctatAATGTACAACCTGTAtagaaaatgtcctttaaaaaaagagcatttGCAACATTTTACACTTAGTGTAACTTAGCAATACAGTTTATGCTCATATATTTAGCTGGCTGTTAAGAGGCACATTGCACAAgaaagtttcaaaaagtttgtgaaagatgtactgaaaagacaatggaacttTCCCTTGGAagatttgaagtccccttgtccaTTCAGAAATAGTCGACATATGCAGATGCTTCAGCCACTGATTAAGGATGTATCTGATTTAATTTCCTGCTTGTATTTTTTGAAGAAGATATTCCATTTGTAAATTCAAATTTGGTTGGCCCCTTTTAGTCTTTTTGCTTAATATTTTGAAcacttccattttcttctttttgtagagTCTTTGAGCTTCTTCTCGCTCCTGTTTCCTCCGCTCAAATTCCTGTTTCTTAGCAGCACGTTTGGCTTGGATCTGTGAATTTTCTTCCTGTGCTTTCTGATTGgatgttttcttcctctttgtctttagGGTAGCAAAGGAGTTTACTGCGGTGCTACAATGTTCTTCTGGCAGAGGATGGTCCAGACTGCACTGTTCCTCAGACACAGCCTGGTCAAGGCTGGCGTGATCTTCTGGCAAAGGTGGTGCAACTTGTCCTTCTGGCAAAGGCTGGCGAACTTTTCTGATTTGTTTCTTGAGCCTTTCTTCTTCAGCTAAATAGAGATGTTTCAGGTGGTCTGGGTATTGATCTGTGAACTGGGATTCCCGTGAGGTTTGAAACTTTCTTTCCTTCCAAAGCAATTTCTTGTAACTTTGCTGAATCTTTAGCTTTCTTCGAAGTGCAAAGCCTTGCCCCTCGCGGACGCTCCCCGAAAAAGCCTTCGGATGATTCGATCGCCACCTTCTCTGTTTCAAGTCCCTCTTCGTGACTTCCACTGGAGAAAGCGCTTCGCCACGCAAACCCCGACTCTCGGCGCGCAGCTTCACCGGCGCCATGGCGGAGGCctcgcgccataagtcttaaaaaaaactccttacgtcccgaaaacataataaatgccctaatattatgcaaatgccttaaaacgcaaaataaagaacacgtgaagccctaaaaacacgctaaaagtcttttaaaaccccaagaacatccctacaaagcaacccgaagcactataaaaccctgtaaaagtccaacagcctaatagacatgaatgcaccatgaaagcaaaaaataatccaacaaaaccctaaagccctgaaaaccaaaacctaatccccccaaacactctaatgccttaagaagcaccctaaaattttaacaaaacactaaaagccataaaaacacatataagcctaataaacacccttaaacactaaaatcaccctaaaagccttaaaatgtctgaaaagccataatattccctaaaattcaaataacactctgaagccacaaataacacactaaatgcctcccaaaacatgtggaacttccaaatcatatccctagaagattcccaaaccatgaacttccaaaaccacataaatgccctgaagacaacatgaaagccccaacaaaacataaaatgctggggaaaaacacataaaatattttaaaataccctaaaatctctaagaaaccctgtaagatcactaaaaacacccctacctgctaaaaaatacctatacactccaaaaaatcacccctaaatcccttgaaaactcccttaaaccttataaaacacccttaaagcccaaactaccctaatgcgcaaaaaaaataaatgaccttaaagccctaaaaatcacatgccacaaaaaaaaatcctaaatgaccccaaaattccaactcaaagccagcctacaaaggGCTTCTGTAGGtttaagtcttttatgagaacagttttatctttctaccaaggagaagtttgtaggttcaacccctgacctatgcccttaccatatgaagttagtaatcagtgtttttgcaattctttgaagaaagatgagggtaattttgtcaggagtgaattaaacttgtctagtgccttgagtagaactgataactgtactacattgagtcgtctggtcaaggagcatgggatattatcccatttgctgaggtcacacttgatttcttgtaatttctgtagttttcctcatataaatatgttgttttttattcaagtatagatatagatattttcatttacacttggctattgtaaatggtactacctgaaaatgtgtatttcattaattattatttcttaatctatttcttcatccttcgaaatattatcagtttgttgtggtagataaacattaggactttgcataacttagaaatattacatttcacggaaaaatcatattaattatgtcaacagagctataaaaggaatgttgccctgaatatcttaagatatgacagctgtttcattgagaaattgagccagacagacacaatgtgatgtaaattttgttattttcatgtgggttccttcactcttccaaaaaaattagtttcatgagccccttggggaatgagtttgagttcagatcagatgtatatttatttatttgagtcctgaagcccatttgatggactattctgttgcttccaaagtagtcagtcacttccccaccaattcaggaatttgtccgaagcaaaagtaaaagtgtggcggacgacatttgactgcacaccatctaaaatcacactctcatttggtgttggcagttttacttgtatttcaattgtaaactacacttcagagtttaggctagtgaaaacgtttcagtggggaAAATTTGCAcagaactacgtgcagtttgtgattctgttgttcccaagcaaggctatgaggacaaagatgcacaagcatgtggGGCActacagacaatgtgtgaaagtttccaggagctcaggggtggacagtggctgctaattctcccgtgctggcagtgagctatgtgggagggctttgtgtaagGTCCTTGtgaggtctctgagaagtctccataaaggatgctgagaacttcatatgaagtctctgtgcgaggcctctgagtctctctggaagtctccaaggaagtatgtgtgtgaggtttctctctcaggtatgtgtgagtgtccttgtgagatgtctgctgaattgtgggggttggggggcagttgtttcgctgaggtctctgcaggtctgagtgggcttccctttgtttgacctcacagcaccatataagaggacctggtggcaggggaaagggaaggggcttggttcatgcaccccttgctgttctttcagggtcttctctccatctccgtgcacttacctagcacgaacggtagggttcagcagcgggtagtccggtgtccagctcttcacactccctaggaacacacccaagctacctgctacccaagaggccccagatccaggctctgcagatccagaatctgattttttactgccacagacaCTCCAGAgactgccttggcacaatcaggactccagaaacaacatcatgctgctgtaccagcagtctctggggcctatgtccaattccctcctccaccacgggtgtcagtcccccccccaccccacacacacacacttggtgtcctgactgaggcatggaggtcaaggctcagtggatgtcttcctcgccatcctttactgtttagttcagtaaacagtaaaccctggcccaccagggtgttcttttaagcacatgagaatttactctagcggatcaactaatcatattttggggggccctcctgcgcctccttctataatctggtgcccaggaaataaaaccctgtgttagaagcacagaggaaacactgaccactattgaactgttttcccttatcaagacaggtgatgtctaatctccgtgcacatcctgatttcccaggagtctctaggggaagggaaggctgctcccagttgtgactttctttgcagcactcagtccttagaagccactctctccggagaacattcctagagcacgtgcacgtgtgtgtgtgtgtgtgtgtgtgtgtgtgcgtccgtgtgtgtgaagatcaccagcctggggtcatgtttcttgagaacattcctagagtttgcgtgtgagtgtgtgtgtgaaaaccaccagcctgggatcatgtttcttgagaacattcctagagcatgcgtgtgtgcgtgcgtgtgtgtgtgtgtgtgtgtgaagaccaccagcctgggatcatgtttcctgagaacattcctagagcatgtgtgtgtgtgtgtgtgtgtgtgtgtgtgtgtgtgtgaagaccaccagcctggggtcatgtttgctgagaacattcctagagcatgtatgtgtgtgtgtgcgcacgcgtatgtgtgcatgtgaagaccaccagccttgggtcttgtttcgtgagaacattccttgaGCGcggacacgtgtgtgtgtgcatgtgtgaagcccaaaagcctggggtcatgtttcctgagtcctggcatccCTGTTATtgtctcatccccactctaccccaccctggctatacaCTCATTCTTCCACCacacaggagatggaaatcaagtaaaataacagtttgtcgccccactaagatagtattgagaaagtaaccttccctgcttgaaaactgtgcctttgctatacaacctagtgctctctgtaggagataaagttctgctgtgggggcagctagctaaagctggggtgaagcacctggccgattcccctttgtaagcctgtgttagctctgcttgtgtcttgcatcatttctggggatcctcatgctctttggccgccTTTGCTACTTCCAACACtttatattcttcttcactgtatccttccctaccctgtgtccatggtgcctaaccattagtggttattacacagacactcatcctgtaccactcagcctaagctgttgctccttctccgggtttatatacagaggaaggcatgtgagctctGAAccagattttcccttggtgcagtgggtgagaatagtcccccgctggcagcctccctagcagttcccacccacatgtgtcagacctgggacttccatcctggaggctaccctaggctgggagagaggcaaaggtagcaaaagatgtcatttcacattttgtgacaggtgtattgaggcggaacctccatgccaaacttggcagccttcatcaaatgcacatgtgggacttagacaggccgccacatgtctcatgcctgcttggtaccatgagacgctactttagtctaaacctcttctggagcctgcgatggaatttcttggctggattgcgcctctcaaaacctatcaactgcagccacataacgttgaagacaaagtaatggcaccagggaacattcttcactgttttgggaccttctgaggttttcacagtaggggagTTACCATaagtcataagaggtgcaaaatgaagaacttgggatggaagtgggtgggaaacactgctgaaaacctcctccagagccctgccctttgagaagtcagagctagcactcagagaaggagacgcagtatctaacatagttaaaggtatattatgccaacctcgtcaatgaactcatgtggggttaattgaaaggcagggagatcaatggctctgtgagcctagcctttctggtctcttgctctctgatagtgccaccagggtggatatgcatttgttaggtccctaaagcagctggaaagactcatttcctgggagatccctgaggagaagccgcatggacctaccctgttgcagccctggtttctgcagcagcctcatggagaacctgccagcgcacggactacaatttcctcctgcagtcattgtctccccgtgtgtttttggattgtgaggaggactttgtagattggtgtcagacacatgggatactattggactggtggtcttagattgaactgggttgggatgcttttcaatgttcacttaacctttatataaaactcataaaatatgagtgtatgaattttgtttctctagtctacacagactaacacacatgacaccccctctagatcccgccatgcagcacagaagtcacactttaatgtaggagggggaaaatctctattatggaacaatgaatatcatggctgagagaagccattagcctgtgcagaacaggctaaagtggctggcatggatactttcctactaatcagagcagaagaagcgtcttctaatttgccagataagacatattctcgaagacagtgacgtgggcagtggtaagggtaactggagtaagcccacctcctccgcctgtgctgctggaagctgactgggcacacaaacaccctggggggcaatgcctgagtgtggcttctgacattGAATCCCTTGAacagacagaaatttgtgaatacatccctgatacaggtgctcgtggtgggaaggctctggcagtcaggtatcgcctggcaaaggcagggtctcacacttgccactctcctgtgttgtacaaagaaaggagccccacatgtggaggaacatccattaactgaggcctgcgcttctttttgtggacataacgttgacgcaagatactcctgatgacagcctggtgtcccctctaggacttggccaacatctgtcgtgagcacctgagcctccgtgaccttgttaggagacactggttgtctttgaaggggcctaaggctgtgaccacagtgtaatacgggctttcctttttgcaaaggatcaccgtgtcctgtagattatttgctggagcaaatccactggacaaagtgcttcctccattttttgcagtggccctcagcaggaagctgtcccttctctggtgggagctttgaggacttgatctcaaggcactcagccaatgccttgtcttgcacaggctggcttaacccacagacttgggagatgcctcttcccgctaatccttttccatgctcttctggattaggCCATTTAtgggtctccctcttgtcagtgggaacagcatccttccttctccttgtcgaggggtcctgaaggttggggcttttgagtttctgctgccccatgtaacttgctctagccaccacgaagccacttggcccttgacatattggcttatccccagtgaacaaatgctgggggcagcaatggaccacctgagaaggcaaagcattggtggcagtgagcacatccgTGGTACAGTCCTGAAGGGGCCCGtctacaggacagcatggagaaccaccctctgcctctacgtccacctggagcttaatctcactgcacactcgtgctgtaaggcttggctttttaggaactggagcacactttccaggtagcaggaaacttttactacatcctagagcctcgaagcacccccggtccacatcattggtttgagattttgccagcacactggttttgaaagtgtctagctctattgaagaagacttcttgaccaccaccaaccctgtctctttggctcttgaagatgggcattcagagttcacttccaatctggggcctcctggggcacaactagcaccctctttccttgaccccttgctggtcagtactggatttgaggtttgctctaggctctctctctggacactttcattctggaaggttctgccaaggatactgggcatgaaggctggaaacggctgcctgagggccaatgagcatccactatcattatcaagtggggggtaggctggggttccctgaacaggctcctctgtaggggagcaatcagcaaaaggactctccagggtagggcttgatttctttgtggtcactctctctccccagtctgcctgacagggttctcccaggacttgacagcctcagttacttggttagttgaagacttaggggtggctaagcaggtggactgtggaagggacattgcgttgtcttttcttgtcctacagaggtttgtgggctcaaggactttgaggggcatgcaccacctctgcctcatttggagccttacgatatgcgagtccagtacctgttgagtgcccgggctgagaaaggaaaggctctgcgttgtgttcaggagatctcccagctctccccaggaggccacattgacaacacgtggatgggtcagggaaatagacaaagcatgcgtggtcgcaagacatgaacggcaaacaatgccagggatctgatcctttctaatctgctccaccttcctgcacatgtggacattcagggtgttttccagtaggattttgtttggaccccttagggtgtaagttcctgtgctaatccccttgtgtatcctcaaatcacttaactcctttgagtcggctcccggagttccttttgggcagtagtttcctgatccacagatagatagattacatttggatattttcctcaagtaattcccttgtccattgaccgagttgttcctcagctggacaccggctctgcagcacgcaagcgacggtccagggtgtgtgcatcttcctggggacaccgtcttcattacattcttcccctgcttgtctccaggtgtggagcaggaacattcgggctgcttaatatccagacaagtccctggccatttttcctgaggttgCTTTAGTGTcatagactcaagagtcccattgccaaggggcccctgcaattgagggaagttctcttggcggtggagctccgattgcttcaagcagccaggaagcttgcggtctgtctttggggtctggaccttctgattatcctggggatgagtggggctgcgaagacaaaaagcttcctggggtcgtggcatcataaagggtaaagaactctcactttcctgttgtttctttaaaaaatggctttccagctgttgaagtgaatttggaacgcgtgattgggacttagtgtggacgggaagacaggattcatcacagggactcttgtgaggaggaggaaaaggtactgcgagtgggccacggggctgtggaccgggcggagtcaggactgtagccgccggtggggcctgggcttggcatgcaattggaagtaaaagttggaatcggccttcagtgtagggcaaggagtgacgttgcaacaagagtgggtactctttagcttgcatttgagctggtaaggcattaggaatttcattaaataagacagtggaaaactctagggtggatccagagaccctgagagcaactgccagagactcgctgtgcagaaaaggtagaccccagaaaaactcactgaatttttgtggaaaatacttctgagggctgggtatctgctctgctttactgctggcattccagaagggatggggaggtgcagtgatctgctccccatcgagtgccttcaacatatttaaggcctgcagatggtattctgatacaccctttcctttttcttcccaaatattccatttctctgcctttgtgatttctatttccagcagcttgtggacattggggttgagcaaggtgggcctccctacttccccctgcctctttgtgggtccttcccgaaaggtgtcttcttgggggtgccaggtagagtgctctttcagagacccaatgtattccaaggagggaagctgtatgttcttggcagctgcccaacactggggtggggaggtagtagggcggcctgtgggatcctgacttgtgatggctgccatggcaggtgtggagcagcggttgtgtggagatgggctctgcctgggccttgccaacaagtcattctgagaatgagtccctgtgggaggcgggggtggtgagtcccagagagtgcttggaggctgcaggtaggcctttgaatccgggggtttggcactgggtgagggaagagccagtggtgtgggtgaaagactgtctggttcacgggaatgtgcgcagtctggtgattgactcaaggcgggtaagacatgagaagttgagaggcacatctgggcccgtggaagggtggagttctgagacctaggtgtccggaatggatgagccgcagaaccgtgtggggcgcgcgtaccgacgtggacttcagccgtccctctatttcgccagctaccactgagggcttgagctttctgttgaccaaagctgccagtgtcagatgggtttcccaagtggctgcaggagacagaaggaccagattacagcgaggactgaaggggcaagagacctagcaggctagcaagggtcggtgcaagctcagtccctccccaagccttgatggcctgctcttcctgccccaccccactgcccgggactcctgtcattctctgcccatccctgaaagtgtcccccaaaccagcgcatcccagctgctctgcagcccgaggccacacaggcaccctggttggaagatgcaccccgcggtgaagcaggaaggttacttacttctgcctaagacgcaaacgcaggttctgagcgccatatagttcttgcaggaagcttcggaaagctggaaatcaggagaaccgttatggtgcagccctcccagaggaccgaaaggaatgtcacacgggctgtgcgcttaggacgttggactctccagagctcaaggtcaaatgatagcttactcccacgggcaggaggtgctttggcatttcaaggagcatcggtttccaatattgtctgtggggtctcagtgagcaatctgaaccttggcaaagttacacagcttatcgcagttacccctcaatgttccacctccaaatccaccagaatgtgctcctgacacccccactgatccctactgggtcctaccttggccagccttcatcccatcctaggcccctcctgtacatctgggaaatatctgggttctgtttccatccccagtatccttttgttcaggattattacctgagagagacgggctgttgccactggcatcctgcagaggaggggacaggagagcttacagagcttggttgaatgggcagaaccttacctttcagagcatcacctttgtcccttgacctgcttcttctccttgtctccacctgaggctggagcacaagagaggaa
This window harbors:
- the LOC142435862 gene encoding thyroid transcription factor 1-associated protein 26-like, with protein sequence MAPVKLRAESRGLRGEALSPVEVTKRDLKQRRWRSNHPKAFSGSVREGQGFALRRKLKIQQSYKKLLWKERKFQTSRESQFTDQYPDHLKHLYLAEEERLKKQIRKVRQPLPEGQVAPPLPEDHASLDQAVSEEQCSLDHPLPEEHCSTAVNSFATLKTKRKKTSNQKAQEENSQIQAKRAAKKQEFERRKQEREEAQRLYKKKKMEVFKILSKKTKRGQPNLNLQMEYLLQKIQAGN